Genomic window (Asticcacaulis excentricus CB 48):
GCGCTGGAGGAGAGGCTCGCTGAGGCCGGAAGTGAGATGATTGGGGCCCGCCGCGCCGCCCTGAGCGATCTTCAGGCGGAAATCGAAGCGCACGAAAGCGCCTTCCCAAAGGCGGATCTGGGACTGATCAACGAAGCGTCAGACGCCCGGGAACGCGAGACCCTGAATACCGCCTTGCGCGAGGGATTTGCCCGGGCCCGTGCCCGTGATTCGGCGGCGGGGCGCTCGCTTTTCGGGCCCCATCGCACGGATCTCAGCGTCTTTCACCGCGAAAAAGATCGTCCGGCCGCGGACTGTTCCACGGGGGAGCAAAAAGCCCTCGTTCTGAACCTGATTTTGGCGCAGGGGTCGAGACTTTCGCGTGTCAAAAGCGCACCGAATCCTGTAGTATTACTTGACGAAGTCGCAGCGCACCTCGACCCGATTCGCCGGGCGGCGCTGTTTGATGAAACCGATCGTCTGGGCCTGCAAACCTTGTTTACAGGCACGGACGAAAGCCTCTTCGACGGATTGGCCGGGCGTGCGCTTGGGGTTCGTGTCGAAGGGGGCCAATGGGTAGAATTTAGGGACTAGGCATGGCCGAAAACGAAGAGCATCCGGAAGTCGTCGAAAACGCTTATGGCGCGGATTCGATCAAGGTTCTCAAAGGGCTGGATGCGGTGCGCAAGCGCCCTGGCATGTATATCGGCGACACGGATGACGGGTCGGGCCTGCACCACATGGTCTATGAAGTCGTCGATAACGCCATCGACGAAGCGCTGGCCGGTCACGCCACCCGGGTGGAAGTGATCCTCAATGCCGATGGGTCCTGTTCAGTCTCCGACGACGGGCGCGGGATGCCGGTCGATATCCACGCCGAAGAAGGCGTGTCGGCAGCCGAAGTCATCATGACGCAGCTCCATGCCGGCGGCAAGTTTGACCAGAACAGCTACAAGGTCTCCGGCGGCCTGCACGGCGTCGGCGTCTCGGTCGTCAATGCCCTCTCCGACTATGTTGAGCTGAAAATCTTCCGCAATGGCAAGACGCACGAGGCACGCTTTGAGCTTGGCGAAACCGTGCGTTCGGTCGAGGTTACCGGCGACGCGCCCCTGCGCGAAAATGGCAACCCCCTGACCGGTACCATCGTCACCTTCCTGCCGTCACTGAAGACCGGCCCGGACCAAGGCACCTTCACCTTCATCGATTTTGACCGCAAGACGCTTGAACACCGCCTGCGTGAACTGGCCTTCCTCAACTCAGGCGTCCACATCCGCTTCGCAGACCTGCGTGAGGCCGAGCCCTACGACATCATCCTGCATTACGAAGGCGGCATCGTCGAATTCGTCAAGCATCTGGACAAGTCAAAATCACCGATCATCAAGGAGCCGATCGACGCGCGGGGCCTGCGTGACAAGGTCGAGGTTGATCTCGCCCTGCAATGGAACGACAGCTATCACGAGACGATGCTGTGCTTTACCAACAACATCCCGCAACGCGACGGCGGCACCCACCTGGCGGCCTTCCGTGGCGCCCTCACGCGGGTGATGTCGGCCTATATGGAGTCTTCAGGCCTCGCCAAGAAGGAAAAGGTCTCGGTATCGGGTGAAGACGCGCGCGAAGGCCTGACCTGCGTTCTGTCGGTCAAGGTGCCGGACCCCAAATTCTCGTCGCAGACCAAGGACAAGCTGGTCTCCTCCGAAGTGCGTCCGGCCGTCGAAGGCATCGTCTTCGAAAAGCTGTCGCAGTGGTTTGAAGAAAACCCGGTCGAAGCCAAACAGATCGTCTCCAAGATCATCGAAGCTGCTGCCGCCCGTGAAGCGGCCCGCAAGGCCCGCGAACTGACCCGCCGCAAATCGGCGCTCGACATCAACTCGCTGCCAGGCAAGCTGGCCGACTGTCAGGAACGCGACCCGGCCAAGTCCGAACTCTTTATCGTCGAGGGTGACTCGGCCGGTGGCTCGGCCAAGCAGGGCCGTAACCGTGAAAATCAGGCCATCCTGCCCCTGCGCGGCAAGATCCTGAACGTCGAACGCGCACGTTTTGACAAAATGCTGTCGTCGGAAATGATCGGCACGCTGATCACGGCGCTAGGTACCGGTATTGGGCGAGATGATTTCAATATCGAGAAGCTGCGCTACCATAAGATCATCATCATGACCGATGCTGACGTGGACGGCGCGCACATCCGTACCCTGCTTCTGACCTTCTTCTACCGTCAGATGCCGCAGATCATCGAAAACGGCTATCTCTATATCGCTCAGCCGCCTCTGTATAAGGTCGCCAAAGGCAAGTCGTCGCGCTACCTGAAGGACAACACCGAAATGGACGCCTTCCTAATCGAGGAAGGCACGTCTGAGGCGGTTCTGGAACTGCGCTCAGGTGAGCGTATCACCGCTCAGGACCTTGAGGCTCAGGTACGTATCGCCAAGACCTTCAAGGGCAGCGTGGACCGTCTGGCCAGCCGCGCCCCGGCCTTTGCGATCGAACAGGCGGCACTGGGGGGCCTGTTCGGCGACAAGCCCGATCTGGCACTGGTCGCCAAGCGTCTTGATCGTCTCAAGGAAGACGGTGACGGTGACTGGAGCGTCGAAGCCAATACGACCAGCCACGGCGGCTATGTCTTTACCCGCGTGCGTCGTGGCGTATCGGAAAAGATCGTGCTGGATGACGGCCTGATCCATTCGCAGGACGCCCGCCGCCTCAATGAGCGGACGCTGGAACTGGGAGACCTGTTCAACGAAGTCTCGACCTTCCGTCGCAAGGACAAGGCCGCAGACATCCGCGGGCCTCTGGACCTCGTCGCCGCCGTTCTTGATGCCGGACGCAAAGGCCTGAGCATCCAGCGCTATA
Coding sequences:
- the recF gene encoding DNA replication/repair protein RecF (All proteins in this family for which functions are known are DNA-binding proteins that assist the filamentation of RecA onto DNA for the initiation of recombination or recombinational repair.), translated to MKTRIHALSLTDFRSYDRLDVDLSGRSLYLFGPNGAGKTNFLEAISVLNPGRGLRGAAVSDLGRRLPQEAKGRAWGVSVELKSAEDDIRIGTGSDPRSLEKRLVRIDQQTVPAGRLLDHIRLVWLTPAQDRIFLEARAERLRFFDRLVFAATPSHATTVSAYEKALRERLKLLVQGPADAVWLDALEERLAEAGSEMIGARRAALSDLQAEIEAHESAFPKADLGLINEASDARERETLNTALREGFARARARDSAAGRSLFGPHRTDLSVFHREKDRPAADCSTGEQKALVLNLILAQGSRLSRVKSAPNPVVLLDEVAAHLDPIRRAALFDETDRLGLQTLFTGTDESLFDGLAGRALGVRVEGGQWVEFRD
- the gyrB gene encoding DNA topoisomerase (ATP-hydrolyzing) subunit B gives rise to the protein MAENEEHPEVVENAYGADSIKVLKGLDAVRKRPGMYIGDTDDGSGLHHMVYEVVDNAIDEALAGHATRVEVILNADGSCSVSDDGRGMPVDIHAEEGVSAAEVIMTQLHAGGKFDQNSYKVSGGLHGVGVSVVNALSDYVELKIFRNGKTHEARFELGETVRSVEVTGDAPLRENGNPLTGTIVTFLPSLKTGPDQGTFTFIDFDRKTLEHRLRELAFLNSGVHIRFADLREAEPYDIILHYEGGIVEFVKHLDKSKSPIIKEPIDARGLRDKVEVDLALQWNDSYHETMLCFTNNIPQRDGGTHLAAFRGALTRVMSAYMESSGLAKKEKVSVSGEDAREGLTCVLSVKVPDPKFSSQTKDKLVSSEVRPAVEGIVFEKLSQWFEENPVEAKQIVSKIIEAAAAREAARKARELTRRKSALDINSLPGKLADCQERDPAKSELFIVEGDSAGGSAKQGRNRENQAILPLRGKILNVERARFDKMLSSEMIGTLITALGTGIGRDDFNIEKLRYHKIIIMTDADVDGAHIRTLLLTFFYRQMPQIIENGYLYIAQPPLYKVAKGKSSRYLKDNTEMDAFLIEEGTSEAVLELRSGERITAQDLEAQVRIAKTFKGSVDRLASRAPAFAIEQAALGGLFGDKPDLALVAKRLDRLKEDGDGDWSVEANTTSHGGYVFTRVRRGVSEKIVLDDGLIHSQDARRLNERTLELGDLFNEVSTFRRKDKAADIRGPLDLVAAVLDAGRKGLSIQRYKGLGEMNPDQLWETTLDKDARTLLQVKVNLTDEADDLFVKLMGDLVEPRREFIQDNALDAEVDA